GAATTCGCCCCGCGCTACGTGGCGGCGCGGCGGGAGTCGTTGCTCGAAGCCTACGCCCGAGCGCCGGGCCCCAAGCATTGGGCGCTGTGGATGGGCCTGCTGGACATGACCCTGCAGGCCGCCGGCGTGCTGGCGGCATTGCTGGGGCTCACCGCTTCCTTCTTGGTGGCGGCGGTGGGACTCTTGAGCCTCGGCGGCTGGAGCTTGGTCCTGGCCTTGGGGCTGCTGGCGCTGCTGCGCTGGGGCCGCTACGCCTCGCTGCGGGCTCTCAATCTGTTGCTCATGCTGCTCTTCGCCCTCGGCACCGCCGTGGCCTTCTTCGCCGCGCCGCCGGCGGCCTCGGAGCTGCCGGGGATGCTGCGACCGAGGCTGCCGGAGGGTTCGATCCTGCTGGTGGCGGCGATTCTCGGCTTCATGCCCACCTCGGTGGCGGTGTCGGTGTGGCAGAGCCTCTGGGCCCTGGAGCAGGGCCGCTTCCGCCCCGGCACCCCGGACGCCCCGGCGGAGCGCCGCTCCCGCCTGCGGGAAGGGCTCGCGGATCTACGCCTGGGCTACGGCCTGTCGGCGCTGCTGGCGGCGGCCTTCGTCTGCCTCGGCGCCACCCTGCTCTACCCCCGGGGCCTGGTACCGGAGGGGCCGGAGGTGGCCACGACCCTGTCCCAGATCTACACTTCGGTGCTCGGGCCGTGGATGGGACCGGTCTTCCTCACCACCGCCTTCTTCGCCCTCCTCACCACCTGCTACACCTCCATGGACGGCTTCCCCCGCACCTTCGTGGCGGTCCTCCAGGTGCTGCGCGGCGAGCCCGCCGTCTCCGCCGGCGGGGTCAGCGGCGCCAGCCCGCGAGCCTATTGGATCTTCCTGCTGGCGGTGACCTTCGGCGGCATGGCGATCCTCGCCGCAGTGCCC
The sequence above is a segment of the Acidobacteriota bacterium genome. Coding sequences within it:
- a CDS encoding divalent metal cation transporter, with the translated sequence MIKLRSLGPGILLAATSVGASHILMSPEAGARYELQLVWLVLAVHVLKYPAFEFAPRYVAARRESLLEAYARAPGPKHWALWMGLLDMTLQAAGVLAALLGLTASFLVAAVGLLSLGGWSLVLALGLLALLRWGRYASLRALNLLLMLLFALGTAVAFFAAPPAASELPGMLRPRLPEGSILLVAAILGFMPTSVAVSVWQSLWALEQGRFRPGTPDAPAERRSRLREGLADLRLGYGLSALLAAAFVCLGATLLYPRGLVPEGPEVATTLSQIYTSVLGPWMGPVFLTTAFFALLTTCYTSMDGFPRTFVAVLQVLRGEPAVSAGGVSGASPRAYWIFLLAVTFGGMAILAAVPDPAAVVKVVGALGLLLSPFYFGLNLWAVTRLIEDPE